The genomic region AAGTTGCTGGTGTAGAAGAAGAAGTAGCTAGAGAAGCATTAAGACTTGCGTCTCATAAATTGCCTATTAAATGTAAAATCATTGGAAAGGGTGAATAAAGATGACAGTACTAGAAATCAAAGAATTAGATAACGCTGCTTTATTAGCTAAAGTAGAAGAGTTTAAAAAAGAATTGTTCGGACTTCGTTTCCAACAAGCTACTGGACAATTAGAAAATACAGCACGTATTAGAGAAGTTCGTAAATCAATCGCTAGAATTAAAACAATTATTAGAGAAAGAGAAATGAACAAGTAAAAGGAGATACAGGATGGAAAGAAATAATCGTAAAGTTTATACTGGTACAGTTGTATCTACGAAAATGGATAAAACAATTACAGTGCTTGTAGAAACATATGTAAAACACAAATTATACGGAAAACGCGTTAAATCATCAACAAAGTTTAAAGCTCATGATGAAGAAGGTATTGCTAGAGATGGTGACATTGTTAAAATTATGTCAACTAGACCATTATCAGCTACAAAACGTTTCCGTTTAGTAGAAATCGTTAAAAAAGCAGAAATTATTTAATCGATATTTAAAACTCTGAAAGGAGGTCACATAGACATGATCCAAAACGAAAGCAGATTAAAAGTTGCTGACAACACAGGAGCAAAAGAAGTTTTAGTTATTAGAAGCCTAGGTGGTTCTAATAGAAAATCAAGTAACATCGGTGACGTTATTGTTTGTACAGTAAAACAAGCAGCACCAGGTGGTTCAGTAAAAAAAGGTGAAGTTGTTAAGGCAGTTATCGTAAGAAGTAAATATGGTGTAGGTCGTGATAACGGTTCACACATCAAATTCGACGATAATGCTTGCGTAATTATCAAAGATGACAAATCTCCAAAAGGGACACGTATCTTTGGACCAGTTGCCAGAGAGTTAAGAGATGCAGATTTCATGAAAATCGTATCATTAGCTCCTGAAGTATTATAGTAGGAGGACGAAACATGAAAATCCGTGTAGGTGATACTGTAGAAGTTATCGCAGGAAATGATAAAGGGAAACAAGGTGAAGTTTTACAAATTCTTACTAAAACTAGTAAAGTAGTTGTAGAAGGTGTAAATGTTGTTACAAAACACATTAAACCATCACAAGCAGACCCTGAAGGTGGAATAGTACAAAGAGAAGCTCCTATTGCAGTTTCTAATGTAGCATTCTATGATTCAAAAGCAAAAGCACCAGTTAAATTAGGATATAAAGTAACTGTTAATGCTGATGGTAAAAAAACTAAAGTTCGTGTAAACAAAAAAACACAAGCTGAAGTTGATAAAAAGAAAAAGAAATAATTGAAAGGAAGATAAGTGATGAACCGATTAAAAGAACGTTATGAAAACGAAGTAATCAAATCAATGATGGAAAAATTCAATTATTCTTCAAAAATGCAAGCACCAAAAGTTGAAAAAATTGTTTTAAACATTGGTGTTGGTGATGCTGTATCTAATTCTAAATTATTAGAAGATGCAGTTGCAGAATTAGCTTTAATTACAGGTCAAAAACCAATTACAACTAAAGCTAAAAAATCAATCGCTGGTTTCAAATTACGTGAAGGTGCTCCAATTGGATGTAAAGTAACTTTACGTGGTGAAAGAATGTATGAATTTTTAGATAAATTAGTAAATATCTCTTTACCTCGTGTAAGAGACTTCAGAGGGGTATCTGCTGATTCATTTGATGGAAGAGGAAATTATACTTTAGGTATTAAAGAACAATTAATTTTCCCTGAAATCAACTTTGATAAAGTAAACAAATTAAGAGGGATGGACATCGTATTTGTGACTACGGCTAAAACTGATGAAGAAGGTCGTGAATTATTAACACAATTAGGAATGCCTTTCCAAAAGAAATAGGAGGACTTTTAAAGTATGGCTAAAACATCTATGAAAGTGAAACAACAACGTCCTCAAAAGTTTAAAGTACGTGAATATACACGTTGCGAACGTTGTGGTAGACCACACTCAGTAATTAGAAAATTTAAACTATGCAGAATTTGCTTCCGTGAATTAGCTTACAAAGGCGAAATTCCTGGAGTAAAGAAAGCAAGTTGGTAGTAAAGTAGAAATATATTCCGAAGTGGAAGGAGGACTAGCAAATGGTAATGACAGATCCAATTGCAGATATGCTAACAAGAATTCGTAATGCGAACAGACAACACCATGATGATGTTGTAATTCCAGCTTCAAAATTAAAAGCAGATATCGCTAAAATTTTGAAAAACGAAGGATTTATTAAAGATTTTAAAGTAGAAGGCGAAGGCCCAATCAAAAATATTAAAATTACACTTAAATACAGAGGTAATGATAGAGTTATCACTGATTTAAAGAGAATTTCTAAACCAGGATTAAGAGTTTACGCAAAAGTAGACGAAATCCCTAAAGTGTTAAATG from Tannockella kyphosi harbors:
- the rplE gene encoding 50S ribosomal protein L5, which produces MNRLKERYENEVIKSMMEKFNYSSKMQAPKVEKIVLNIGVGDAVSNSKLLEDAVAELALITGQKPITTKAKKSIAGFKLREGAPIGCKVTLRGERMYEFLDKLVNISLPRVRDFRGVSADSFDGRGNYTLGIKEQLIFPEINFDKVNKLRGMDIVFVTTAKTDEEGRELLTQLGMPFQKK
- the rplN gene encoding 50S ribosomal protein L14; amino-acid sequence: MIQNESRLKVADNTGAKEVLVIRSLGGSNRKSSNIGDVIVCTVKQAAPGGSVKKGEVVKAVIVRSKYGVGRDNGSHIKFDDNACVIIKDDKSPKGTRIFGPVARELRDADFMKIVSLAPEVL
- the rplX gene encoding 50S ribosomal protein L24 → MKIRVGDTVEVIAGNDKGKQGEVLQILTKTSKVVVEGVNVVTKHIKPSQADPEGGIVQREAPIAVSNVAFYDSKAKAPVKLGYKVTVNADGKKTKVRVNKKTQAEVDKKKKK
- the rpsQ gene encoding 30S ribosomal protein S17, which codes for MERNNRKVYTGTVVSTKMDKTITVLVETYVKHKLYGKRVKSSTKFKAHDEEGIARDGDIVKIMSTRPLSATKRFRLVEIVKKAEII
- the rpsH gene encoding 30S ribosomal protein S8 encodes the protein MVMTDPIADMLTRIRNANRQHHDDVVIPASKLKADIAKILKNEGFIKDFKVEGEGPIKNIKITLKYRGNDRVITDLKRISKPGLRVYAKVDEIPKVLNGLGIVIVSTSKGMMTDKEARAAQVGGEVVAYVW
- the rpmC gene encoding 50S ribosomal protein L29; protein product: MTVLEIKELDNAALLAKVEEFKKELFGLRFQQATGQLENTARIREVRKSIARIKTIIREREMNK
- a CDS encoding type Z 30S ribosomal protein S14 — protein: MAKTSMKVKQQRPQKFKVREYTRCERCGRPHSVIRKFKLCRICFRELAYKGEIPGVKKASW